Sequence from the Nocardiopsis sp. YSL2 genome:
CTCGCCGCCCTGGACGAGGCCGCGGCCGGAGCGGAGGGCTTGGACCTGGCCACGCTCAACGGGCTCTACGTCCCGGACGACCTCCCCGTCCGGGCCGACTTCGCCGACCAGGTCCGCTCGCGCGGCGGCGCCGAGGTCGAGAGCGCGGGCTTCCGGGACGACGCCGAGGGCGTGCGCGAGCGGATCAACGCCAAGGTCTCCGACGTGACGCGCGGGCTCATACCGCGACTCCTGCCCTTCGGCAGCGTCAGCCCCGACACACGCCTGCTCCTGGTCAACGCCCTGTGGGTGAAGATGGTGTGGTCCGATCCGTTCGAGGTCTCCGCCACGCGCGAGCGCACCTTCCACGCGCCGGAGCGCCGACACGGCGTCCCCACCATGCACCGCACCGGACGGATGCCCTACGCCGAGGCGGCGGGCTGGAGCATGGTCAGCCTGGAGGGCGAGCACGACCTCACCATGGACGTGCTCCTGCCCGACTCCCGAACGACCGCTCCGCCCCCGGTGACCGCCGAGGCCCTGACCGCCCTGTACCGGGGCCTGCGGCCCACGCAGATCGACCTGGCGCTGCCCCGGTTCGCCGTGGACACCGACTCCGCCCTGCTGGAACCGCTGGCGGCACTGGGGGTCGCCGAGTTCGCCACGGACGCCGCCCGCTTCGACGGGATCAGCGAGGAGCCGCTCAAGGTCGACGCGCTGCTGCACCAGTCGGTGCTGCGCGTGGACGAGAAGGGCGCCGAGGGGGCCGCCGCCACCGCCGCGGTCATGGTGATGGCCGCCGCCGTGCCGACGGCCCCGGTGCGCTTCACCGTCGACCGACCGTTCGTGGTGGTCCTGCGACGACGCGGGGCGGTCCTGTTCCTCGGCCGGGTGACCGACCCCGACGATCCCGGCCCCGCCCGGGACTGAGCCGGGCGGGCGGGTGACCGCCACAGGGCCCTAGGCGTCGAAGACCTCGAAGCCGGTCGCGAGCGGCACCCCGGCCCACGCA
This genomic interval carries:
- a CDS encoding serpin family protein, translating into MHVSAQPRTDHLEFAAALDRALTREGESHVWSPHSVGTVLGLLATAAAGRTREELVGLLGEDVLGQLAALDEAAAGAEGLDLATLNGLYVPDDLPVRADFADQVRSRGGAEVESAGFRDDAEGVRERINAKVSDVTRGLIPRLLPFGSVSPDTRLLLVNALWVKMVWSDPFEVSATRERTFHAPERRHGVPTMHRTGRMPYAEAAGWSMVSLEGEHDLTMDVLLPDSRTTAPPPVTAEALTALYRGLRPTQIDLALPRFAVDTDSALLEPLAALGVAEFATDAARFDGISEEPLKVDALLHQSVLRVDEKGAEGAAATAAVMVMAAAVPTAPVRFTVDRPFVVVLRRRGAVLFLGRVTDPDDPGPARD